A stretch of the Microcella sp. genome encodes the following:
- a CDS encoding NAD(P)/FAD-dependent oxidoreductase encodes MTPRLALDGDLDTDVAIVGAGLTGLWTAHELLKRDPGLRITVLEKNIAGFGASGRNGGWCSALFPASTTALEKKHGREAALAMRRAMVSTVDEVGAVAAAAGIDCDYERGGTIVFARSDAQWRAAQHEVDVARGYGVDALELWGAERVHARDARGAVYDPACARLHPAALVRGLARTVEQQGAVIHEQTTVESWQPGLVRTDRGAVRARYIITALEGYGATVAQSKRRILPLYSLMVATQPLDDEVWQAMGIAHGQTFSDGRHLVIYGQRTADNRIAFGGRGARYHWGSAIRSEYDRVERVFEHLVATLHELFPQLPPLEVEHAWGGPLGVPRDWHASVTYDPDSGLGGAGGYVGDGLSTTNLAGRTLADLVTGRDTELTRLPWVGHRSPSWEPEPLRFIGANAGLVAMTAADAEERATGRASLIARAMGGLIGH; translated from the coding sequence TTGACGCCCCGCCTTGCCCTCGATGGCGACCTCGACACCGACGTCGCCATCGTGGGCGCAGGTCTCACCGGCCTGTGGACGGCGCACGAACTGCTCAAGCGCGATCCCGGCTTGCGCATCACCGTTCTCGAGAAGAACATCGCGGGCTTCGGCGCGTCGGGTCGCAACGGCGGCTGGTGCAGCGCCCTGTTCCCCGCATCGACGACCGCGCTCGAGAAGAAGCACGGCCGCGAGGCCGCGCTCGCCATGCGGCGCGCGATGGTCTCCACGGTCGACGAGGTCGGCGCGGTGGCCGCTGCCGCGGGCATCGACTGCGACTACGAGCGCGGCGGCACGATCGTCTTCGCACGCAGCGATGCCCAGTGGCGCGCCGCGCAGCACGAGGTCGACGTGGCGCGCGGCTACGGCGTCGATGCCCTCGAGCTCTGGGGCGCCGAGCGCGTCCATGCACGGGATGCCCGGGGTGCGGTCTACGACCCGGCCTGCGCCCGCCTGCATCCGGCCGCCCTCGTGCGCGGGCTCGCTCGCACTGTCGAGCAGCAGGGTGCGGTCATCCACGAGCAGACGACGGTCGAGAGCTGGCAGCCGGGCCTGGTGCGCACCGACCGCGGCGCCGTGCGCGCCCGTTACATCATCACCGCGCTCGAGGGCTACGGTGCCACCGTGGCGCAGTCGAAGCGGCGCATCCTGCCGCTCTACTCGCTTATGGTCGCGACGCAGCCGCTCGATGACGAGGTGTGGCAGGCAATGGGCATCGCGCACGGCCAGACCTTCTCAGACGGGCGGCACCTCGTCATCTACGGTCAGCGCACCGCCGACAACCGCATCGCTTTCGGCGGGCGCGGCGCTCGGTACCACTGGGGCAGCGCGATCCGCAGCGAGTACGACCGCGTCGAGCGCGTATTCGAGCACCTCGTCGCCACTCTGCACGAGCTCTTTCCACAGCTGCCGCCGCTCGAGGTCGAGCACGCCTGGGGCGGACCGCTCGGGGTGCCGCGCGACTGGCACGCGAGCGTGACCTACGACCCCGATTCGGGGCTCGGCGGCGCCGGCGGCTATGTCGGCGATGGGCTGTCGACCACGAACCTCGCCGGCCGCACCCTCGCCGATCTCGTCACAGGGCGCGATACCGAGCTGACGCGGCTGCCGTGGGTGGGCCATCGCTCGCCATCGTGGGAGCCCGAGCCGCTGCGCTTCATCGGAGCGAACGCAGGGCTCGTCGCCATGACGGCTGCCGACGCCGAAGAGCGGGCGACCGGACGCGCGTCGCTCATCGCTCGCGCCATGGGCGGGCTCATCGGGCACTGA
- a CDS encoding TspO/MBR family protein, with amino-acid sequence MSTTSRSTMIVSSSTAPTGSRAHQLLALAGFVAIVAAVAAFGSLTSAGAISGWYESTPKPMWNPPNEVFGPVWTVLYLTMAVAAWLVWRRPDSVERTRALRAYIVQLTLNALWSPAFFGLGALIGSAGVWFALGVIVALDFAILAAIIRFSDVSRVAAWMLIPYWFWALFATTLNAAIAVLAR; translated from the coding sequence GTGTCTACGACGAGTCGATCGACCATGATCGTGTCGTCGTCGACCGCCCCGACCGGGTCGCGTGCTCACCAGCTGCTCGCCCTCGCCGGGTTCGTCGCCATCGTCGCCGCGGTCGCCGCCTTCGGCTCGCTCACCTCTGCCGGTGCGATCTCGGGCTGGTATGAGAGCACGCCGAAGCCCATGTGGAACCCGCCCAACGAGGTCTTCGGTCCGGTCTGGACCGTGCTCTACCTCACGATGGCCGTGGCCGCGTGGCTCGTGTGGCGTCGACCCGACTCGGTCGAGCGCACGAGAGCATTGCGGGCCTACATCGTGCAGCTCACGCTCAACGCGCTGTGGAGTCCCGCCTTCTTCGGGCTCGGCGCCCTCATCGGCTCGGCCGGTGTGTGGTTCGCCCTCGGTGTCATCGTCGCTCTCGACTTCGCGATTCTCGCGGCGATCATCCGGTTCTCCGATGTCAGCCGAGTGGCGGCGTGGATGCTCATTCCGTACTGGTTCTGGGCGCTGTTCGCCACGACGCTCAACGCGGCGATCGCCGTGCTCGCCCGATAG